GAGAAATTCACCTCCCattgcatataaaatgcaatatccTTAAGCTATGCATTCATGGAGACACTTAACATTAAAAATCTAAGAATAATCTTTTTGGAGAGATACACTGGGAGTTTTTAGGGAATATAATATCTCGCATTAAATATCATGTTGTCTTGTTCATTGGGCAAACTTTAGGGTAAAGGTAAACAATTTGTTGGCTCTTGAGTTTGCTATTGAGCTATACACATTCTGGATACTATCACAAGTAAAAGTTATTTTCTAACGAGAAGCGGCCTAtagctttttttttacaataatatgTTGAATAGTCGGAGTTGAAACTCCGGTCatccacttatccactttaaaggtggaatttctagttactagactacttaacaaaaatttaaaaatatgttgaagatatatgttttttcttttttttttaacagcaaatatattattacccaggtctctgcacaagacgaaaaAGACCGGTATAAAAGTAACTACATAACAAGGCGCTGTATATATGCGGAACGCCGAAAAtaaacaccaaaacaaacacCAGCTAAAAGAGGTCCACCTCCTAAACCCAAAAATAGAAAGGCACCAGAAGACACCAACTCAGCCCCAAAAGTTGCCACTAGATCGACTCTAACCCCCGATCTCGAATAAAAAATGATCGACCCatcaaaatctaaaaaacaaCTCCTACAGCCTAAAAGCTGATGAGACAACGGATAGACAGACAAGTCTCAGCTCGAAGACACCCTACATTCTAGACGACGACAAAGGCAACACACGCGATAGCAACCGGAAGAACAGTCTCAGCTCGCAGACCACCTCAAAACAGTGAAACATCGACGCAGAAGAGGTCAACCAGAAACACAAgaaacctgcaaatctcaacagatttggacACCAACAGAGACTCAAAAAGaatcctgcaaatctcaactGATTTGGAAAGCGGTCAGAGAATCAAGTATCCTAGAAAACCACTACACACGGCATCAACCAAATATCAGCGACGCCAGAACTAAAACGCCACCCATCACCACCATACGCCCCAACCCCATCAGAACATCACCTCACCTCACCAAAACCAGCCACCGGAAAAGCAGaagaaaacatgaaaaataagGACACAAACCAGAGAAGAAGAACACGCCAGCGCTGATTCTGACAAGGTGGTGCAGAGGGATGACTGCATCCTCATTGCACCACCACCACACGagtcttttttttgttataatctATTTATCTCACTAAATGTCTAGATCTAAAGATCTTCACAGTTGATGAAGCATAATCATTTCTCAAATTAAACGTGTTCTGATAGGTATTTCTGATACTGACACGACATTGATACGTATTATTTACTAGACAACgacatcaaacaaacaaaactgaCATAATGGACAAAGAAGTATGGAGTGACACGGGAAATACTGTTAAGCAACAGCACAACGTTGGAGAGAAGCAACGCCATAAACATCAGTAcatttcatctttttcttttgaaactTAAAGCATAGTTTATATTGTAGGTATCTTAGTTTTATTTAAGGATTTAgccaaatatatttttcaaaaaattatacattatCAAACACTTTACTTCTAAAGTTGCATTGTTAAACTTTTTATGCTTCTTGTTTATATAGAAATAGAATTCAGATATTCCTCTTAATATTTTGCTCTCTTATCAACATAAATGtatgtaaaaagtaaaaacactAGCAAACAGCAAACGTTAATTACTACATTAATATAAGTAactacaaatataatttttttgaagaactACAAATATAATTATTGCTGCTAGCAGTGCAGCACTCTACTTGCAAATATATGATGATTACTAATACTGACTTTACATTATAGGTTAATATAATACAACATTTAAACAAAACTTTTCATCAATACACTACAAAATCTCACTCACCACTCTGCAACTGTTAATATCTTACTGGTTGAACTCAAATCTGTGACTCTGACATAATATACAATGTACATGGCCGTTAATCCAagcaatttttgaatttttatggATACTTACTAAACCATCTTCTGGATTGCAATCTCTTTGGCAGAAGTTGCTAATCGGCAGAATACTTTGAGATTATGCCCTAATTTCTCCTGAGAAAACAAGCAAACATAATGTAAGATAATGAAAATACATTCCTTTAACTGTTAACTGAGATCTCAGGAGTATTAAAACACATCCCTAAACCCCCAACATATAGTAGCAAAGCAAAGAAATTGCCTTCTTATGTCGAGGTTAATAGAAAATACATAAATCACAAACTCATTTATTTGATGAATCTGATCAAACAATATCAGTATTATGTCATCTTTGTAGGTCAAAGAGAGTGGAGTCTAAGATTAAGATACAGCTTAGATGTAAATTTTTCAAGGATACTATATAATACTAACATTTTTCATTTAAGGAAAAGTTTCTACattatatacatgtaaatcttgCAGACAAGGGCATATTAAGAATTTCAAGAACAAATATAAATCTATTAGAATGTTAAGTAGGATTACTCAATAGTTGCTGAGGCCCATACCTCACTTAGCGACTCAAGTCGTTCAAGGGTTGGAACTAACTGTCCACATAACAAAGCAAAGTCCTGTTGTGGATCATACGTTGCACCATATGTAATTGTTTTTGTGGTCATGGTAGATTCAAATGCATCAGAGCTGCCAAAAGATGCAAAAATTAGCCTAAAGAGAGAACAAGGCATACTTTCTACAACAAAATCTAATTGTTTATATTACAATATAGGACTCGGTgtctattttttcttcatttagtTTAGCCATAAAAAAAAACGCAAGATTGTACAGAGATTTTATAGCTTCATTTACAACAGTGTTCTTATCTCATGAAACTTAATGCCTTACCAATCCTGAAGGTGGATGAGGAATATATTTAGCACATGTTCAGAGAGCGGGAGCAATAAAACAATCAGCTGATCCGTACAAGAAACCACTCGACACATCTCTACCATTGCTATGTATCTCCTGTAAAACAAGTTAAAAAAATCAGAGTGAATTTTACGGAAAGGGAAGATGTGAGGAATTCAGGGAACACCATAATACAATTAATAGCAGATATACAGAGCACATGGTCATTGTGCTCTAGAATTGAAGcctttttttttgataagataGAATTGAAGCCTTTAAACAAATGAAATAACCATTAAGTTACAATCAGCTAAGATCATCGAGATAGATGAACTAACAACTGGATTTTAGCATCCAATTCATACAAAAATTCAGCAATTAATTTTCCATGAAGTGGGAACTGAGAACTTCACAAAATAGCAAAGAGTGTAATTGCTGCAGGTTTTTGTTATGAATGTACATTCTGAAGACTATATAGTAGCTAGACCCCGTTATTTGAAACAGAAATTTACGTCAAGAGCCCTCTGCGTAGAGTCTAGATAATGCTCTGGCCCATTAAGTTATTTAGAAAATGACAGGAAAATCAATTTCTAACCCCTTGGGCTTCAATGCTCAGGTACTATATATAGTTTTCCACCTCAGATGGTTTTATATTTAACAATTTAGATGTAACTGCCAGATGAACCAATTAACCCAGGAGAATAATCATGTCGAAAACTTTGGTGTATATAAAAACTCAACTATTATGAAAATATAGCTATTTATAATaacatttatattaaaaaacatattaaaattcTCACTAGGTCCGAGACCTTGAGAACTCTAGGACTGAAAAAAATAAGCTTCAGCAATCTACATATCAAGGTTAAAAGTTGAGTTATGTTCAGGAAAAGAACCACACAATAATCAACTATTCAAATGCAAACCAATTTAGCTGTAGTATTACagcagttttttattttatttagacaaaCATAATAATGTTTCCTTCCAATTTCCTGGAACACAGACAACATCTAGGAGTTAAAATTAATGTAAAcaaaaacatcaacaacaattcaCTTTGcacatttgaattttaaaatatgtttatttttggATTACTAGAAAAGCAGTTTTATGATCAACCTTTTTTGTATGTTATCAGAAGATGAAACAGATTCTTGCCGGACACACATACTGATGATTTCATCCACCTCCTGCCTTGACAGTTCATTAATGTCTCGAATCTGCAAAAACACATGTGTTATGTTTACTCAtaaatcaatattaatattaaatatctGACGATGAAAGCCAAAAgacaaaataattttcaattttcacctTATTCAGTAATAAGGATTTCTCCTCAGCTGCCCTTTCAAGTGCATTTGTAGCTGAAGTGAGTAGAGAATTAAGCAAGCTCAATGTAGGTTGTTGAAATCCAACAGAAGTAGGGTAATTGGAGGAGGCATCAGAAGACTGCGACATCATATTacaagaaaaatattagtttaaaaatataaagttaGACAAGATGAAGAgggaaaagaggtcaaaatcaTTATTAAACTACCTCGTTTATATGAAAAACATACCTGTAATCTCAAGGATTTCTTTGTGACAAGAAAATATAAGTAAGAGCTCAGACTGAAGCACAACTTAAATATCTGTAGCTCTGAACTTCTCTGATTCTGAACACCAGAAGATTAGGATTATTATTATGTATACATAATGCCAGAACATCTCTTTTGATAAATGTGAATTCAGAAAACTGCAAACTTGCCTCAGGGGACACTCTTGATCGAGGAAAACCTAGAACCTTCGAGTTTGAGTCACGAGAGAAAAGAACATTCATCAAACCAAAAAGCCCTTGAACAAAACCATGCTCATCACTCTCTTCATATGGCCAAACCTATcacataaaaatcaaaatgtaaAGCAAGTaagcaacaaacaaaaaagaccCAAGTGTAATTGGAAGCCTTTATGCATTGGAAGTAGCAATACAACACCATGGTGCACAGACTCAAAATAATGTTGAAGCTCGTGAAATGTAAATTCCCAAAGCATTTTTTGCAGGAAACCTCATTAATTAGGACCTTTGCCATCCCATTGCAGCTCATGAAATGTAACTtcccaaagttttttttttgtaggaaatcGCATAATTAAGACTTTACCATCCCAATGCCTCCAAAGAGTATCCACACAAGCTTAGGTTTTTTGGACCTAACATGAGACTAATCTATGTTCCGGTCCTTAAGTCACAACTAAAGGCTCTTCGCCCTTCCCAAAGTGTGTGTATGCAGGATATTGACCCACAGTCCCGCACAAGTTCAACGCTGCTTAACCACTCATTGGGTTATTTCGAAAGCACTTGACAGCGTATCAGTTACTGAAAAATAAACTATCAGTTGTCCGCATCTAGACCCTAGACCTACAGAAGATAGAGAAGTGAGCTTCCTAAAGCCAGTAGAAAGTTGATATggacttaaaaattataagatatCCGATTCCCACATCGAGTAGTACGAGATACTCGGTGGAGTATTTAAGCGGCTTAGTTCATTTCCCTTAAAGGATGGCTCCCCAAGTGCTTGGATACTTATCAATTGGGATCGAAGTCTAGATGTCGGTGGCTAAGAATGGGCTGACCAGAAAGGCATGTAAAGTGTCGTATATGCCAAGACATCAACTCTCAAGGACTCAAATATATTGGGGTACCAAGTCCCACATTGAGTAATATACGATAAATGGAAGAGCGTTTAAGTGATTTGGTTCTTCCCCTTAATAGCTAGtttttaaaaacaaagaaatgacTGAACTAAACGATACCTTGCTCAGAATACCAACAACAAGATTGATCTGCTCCATTCTTAATTCATCCGCTTCAGCAATTTCTAAACGGAGAACTTGATCAAAGAGTGATTGATGACCTTTGACAAAATCAACCACTTCAcgaacaattttgtttttcacctatattttttaaaacagaAACATGTACACAATATTCATCAATGTTCACACAATAGCATGAGGTCAATTCAAGACTGAAACAAGTTGTTGGAACAACAACAACCCAGACCAAGTAAACTACAAGCCAACAAACATGTAATTATTAGCTAGAAGTAATTTTATTCCGAAATATGGTCTTTCACGTCTAATTTTAATGGCTAGGAGGCATGAGAATGCAATATAGCCGGAGATAAAACTTCTAGAGCTTACAGTCGTATTAAAACATGTGTTTTATAAACAGTATTACATCACAGTTGTCAGGGGAGGAAGAAAATTTCATAGAAGATACTTTAGTAAACAATTGAAAAAGGAACAAAACCAACCTCCATATAATCTGATGTATCAACCAACGAAGTTAATGAGAAGACTAATCTCAAGACCGGAGTTATAATCATCCGTTGTCTATCAATATCCACAGCCATATCCCTCCTAAGTCTTGTCTCAACCCATCTTAATCCTCCCTGTAAATTCTGTAGCTTCAGTAAAGGTTAggttaaatgaaaataaaatgtgaTAGTCTTAAGGAAAATAATCAGTCACCTGCAAATTGGTTGCCCTGCCTGATGAAAGATGTTCCAATATGCCCATGGTAAATAGTACCTGTGCTCCAGATTTCCCATATTTGTGACTGATTCTTAGTAGAACAGCAAGTACAGCCTCAAACGTACATGCCCTCTGCAAAGAGTCAAGTGAGAGACCACCATCCtttaatcaaacaaataaatcaaatcaGTATCATCATATACATGAGATCGGAaattttaatgaatataaacaccgatgatttgattttttttcaatggTGTACCTAATTTATCTTGATAATTACTGTAATTAGCATTTGATTTGCACAGTTTGTATTTCAGATTTTATTTCCTTAACTCTTCAATCAGAATAAATTTGTTAGAACATATATCTTTATCAATTTCAATACTTTGAAATTAAGGCATTCCTCTTCATCTTTATTTAGTGTTTCAAGTTGTACCATCAGAACCAAAAGAAACATAAAAGattaaattatatgaaaaatcTATTGTATAACATTACAAACTATTCACAACTGTGAAACGAAAAAAGACAAGGTAATTTTTAAATAGAAGGAATTGTTTATGGGAGGCAGAACAAACACCTGATTGGAAATATTGCTTATGGCATTAAGGCAAGACCTTAAAAATCCCCTGCTTTGAAGTTGGCTCAAGAAATATCGCTCATGATCTATACAAATCAACGCATCAAGAACATAGAGTGATATTGTTTTTCCAGGTTCACTGCCATGGGTTGCGTCCTTTATGACcttcaatttcaaattatttaaaaCTGTAATTAATTGACTTGCCaatattcataaaaatataaaaaaataaatgcatCAAAATGAATctaataattaatgaaaaacaaaccaaacaaTAACATGGATAGCACCTGGAAACAACAAAACCATAATATCTTGTGGATAAGAAAGATCTAATAAAGAGTTGGGAAAAAAATTCTAGCCTAACATGAGAATAGAATATAAACTCACAATTAACCAAGACACTTCACCGCAAAATAAACAGAAACATCCCActtatattttatgtcaattaaATCAGAATATCGCAAGCATGCGACTGCTATTCTGACCAGTAGTAAACAACTCTAACAAGTTACAACCTACCACTTCGCAAATAAATAGTTGTAAACTGTCAATAGACAGAGACTTTTCAGAAAACAACCCATTTAATtccatattaaaaataaaatataaggcATAAGCACATAAAATACTGTGTGCTGATTAGTGATGCATGTAAGACGCATAATAAGAGTTAGCAAATAACCAAGTCCAATATGCTTTGAGCCTCTTTCCTCAAAGTAGAAAAATTTGCACGAGCCAGTTCTGCCTGTTCTTTGTCAATCTGGGGGATATAGAGAAAAATGCAATTATGAAGAGTTAATCCGTCGCCAGATTGAAATACTGTACATTATTTGCAAATGTTTAAGAAATTATACCTTTGGGAGATCAATATATTCACTATCTTGTTCACTGAGCAGCAAGAATTGAAGAACTGAGGTTGGAACATCAGGATCAACCACATTCAAACAATACTGGAAATAGCTAAGAAGCAAGGCATATTGGCTGTACAAATACATGCAAAAGTAAGTTTGCTGGCGAAAAAAATACAAAGCCTACCAATCAGAATCAATTACAGAATGTGTAACATACCGTCTTCTAAGAGCTTCTGATGATTCATTTCTAAGAATTGCCATGATAAGCTTAAACAATATGGTCAAGCAAGCAccatttgataattgtttaacCACAATAAGATCAAGGCATGTTATACTGTCAGAACTTAGACTTCCTGGGAACATAAACCTTTCATCTCGCAGCTTAGCCATGCATGTCAATCCTACCTGAGGGACACTCCATGTatgtaaaaataaatcataactGGATATATTGCATATAAAACAGAACAACTTGCAATCCCCGTGAGACAGACAAACAAATAACGATTTATAGAAACAATTCTGATCAATAGTAAAACCCGCCCAGTTTTGACCCTGCCCGCCATCAACCCATCTAAAGCATGGTGGGTGGGCCAACTTAGGTAGGAGGATTGTAACTCCCACCCCGCCCATCAGCGGGTTGAGCCatcaataaagaaaatatttgacattttcatctcaataaaataataatattaaataattatccctccatcccaaaataatTGACCTACTTGGTTATTCACACATTAAGAAAAGTGTATAAatgtgagagagagaatagTATTTTTACTAAAGTAACCTTAATAGGTATTGATGTATTTAAAACTACCATAGATGAAAACCTGAAGATGTTGAATTAGGAGagatgtaaatagtattaattagagGGTAGAATTGGAAAGAAGTAATTAATGGtgtattgaaaattgaaaaggtCAATTATTTTGGGGCAAATTCTTTTTGCAAAAAGGCAAATTgttttgggacgaagggagtgTCTCATTTAAGGATAGCTATAAATAAAGGTTTTATGAGCACGTAAAAATGCTTAGACAGAAACAGTCACCACTATCTTGAATGTTGGTTGGGGTTTGGTTCTCTCAAGAACAAATGTTTAAGTGAAATCATTATTAGCAAGAATATGGTCCGTAAGCAGTAACAGACTGTATTTAGTtacttttaagaaaaatatgacTCCGGATTATTACTCAGAACAACAGGAAAAGAGTGTTATCTACATACAAAGCCGTAACCCTAACTGTTCATTGGGTTAATGGACCACAAcgtaaaacaaatataatagacccatataaaaaaataaataacagtTTTTCAGTGGATTAAATGTGATGGACCAACTTGAGTGGCCGAGTTCAAAACTTCAACTCTCCCCACCTAAAATAGAAGGTTAAACGGGCTGGTCCGCCATGCTCAACCCGTTTCACCATGCCTCATTAGAAGGGCTAGATGCAAagcaggaaaaaaaattaaaacaaaaaaaataaacacttaGTCTTTGGTTAACAATCAGATCTATACTCAAACATAACAAAGGAAACAAACATTCTCCAAATAATTACTAATAACCCCATAATTTTGGGATTTAATCAATACCCTGATACAGGAGTTCTACAATGGAATCAAACAAATTGGATACTTGAAGACTTCATCAACATTTCCACatgataaattatatattaacaTATTTACCTGTGATAATATGAATGCCATCTTCAGTGAACAGTCTGGAGAAGCAGATGCACTGAGAGACGCATCAAGGATCCTGAACATGCAATGAATTATGTAACAGTTACAACAAACGCAAAAATAATGAGAAGAGACACATGAGTAGTTGTAACTCATTTTATTATCACTAATACAGTAAAGTAACTCACCGAAAGAGAATTTCAGACCGATCTTCAAGCATTGCTAATCTTCTAGATGCAGAcacctttaaaaaaaatcacagagTTTAGAGAATTTAAGTCATAAAACATaagtatttgtcaaaaaaatatcagTAGATGTAAAGCGAGAACTGCACCTCAACAATCTGAGACCAGGCAGTCAACATATGTAGTTGTGAAGCTTGCTCTTCAAGATTTTTATTGTATTTCCATCCCCATCTCAGCAACTGTTGAATTGTCTCTCGTGCATCATTTAGCTCAACTTCACTGCCAAGATTACTCACCTGAAGATATGCagaattatatttctgaaaccAAAATGATTATAAATGACATCAACTCAAAAAGGAAATTAATATTGTAAAACTACAATTCCAGTAGTAGACTTGAGACTACTGAATTATCAATACTAGCAAGTGAACCAACCTGCCAAAGTTTGTCATGGAAGGAAGCAAGGTCAATTAGTCGGTCACCTCTCTCAGAATAATAGTAGACACCACCTTTTCCAGAATTTCCCAGTATGTCTTCTGCCTATAATATATCCAACCAAAAGCAGgaaagaaaatgatgaaaatagTCAAGGACTAAATTAGTGTCCAGAAGTTGTATTCCATATGAGGCGTGTTTAAAGGTTAGCATCTCACCAGCAAGTCATACTTCGTGCCGGCCATAGTATATGACAGCTTAGTAGTGGTATCTGGACATCTAAACTGGATGATTTCAAGCAATTCTAATACCTGAGTTTAAAAGGAAACAAATTTGATTAAGAGTATATAATCACTTGTATAGTAGAATTATGCACCTCCTATGTGATCACATTCAATGCACTCTTTTTTACTGAAATGACAATTGGTGCTACCAAAGCTTATCCCTATTTTCTAGTTTCCCACATATTTCTTCTCTCAGACTCTTCAACTACCATTATGTCATCTATAAAAAGCATGCATCACGGTGCCAACCCTTGGGTGTGTTCAATAAGTCTGCACAAAGTTGGCTCTACCAAGATGTTTAAAGTGAACTTTGTCCCGACCGCCAACTTATTCTCCGACCCTCATAATTTCTAACAACTTATGTTGCAATTGAGGCAACAATGATCGTCAAGGGGATGTCAACATGAAACCCCCTCCTTAAACATAGTTTCTATTAGTTAACAAGCAGATATTTGCTAGTAATTTTATTAACTCGCTTCTTAATTGATGGCAGTGCATTTAAATCATAATAGACAATATAAAATCCAATATATGCATGTGTAAGAACTAAGTAGTAAGACCATAACATAAAAGGAACCATGAAACAATTAATGACCATCAGTACCTTATTCTTACTAACAGTTCTATAATCAGCATTTCCAGAATTATCGTGAAGTGAAAATGGATATATGGCCTGGTCTTCATCAATTCCAGTTGTACCTTGTCCAAAAATATTAGAAAGGATTGTCTGACAAGTGTCTCTATGGTTGGAACTACTAACATCACCAGCATGTAGCTCAACTGCTAAAAGTTTTAAGAGCCATGCTCTCTGTGAAAGGCAAAGCAAAGAAATATGTGAAGTTAATAATGGTTCGAAATACACTATAAAATCATACATGTGTTAGAAAATACTATGAAATAAATTCATTTAACACAGATCACACAACTTATATTTATAATGGTGTAACAATAAATTCATTTAATGCCTAATTGATTAGTAACAGGTTTGCTTAGTCAAGGAACATTAACAAGTGATCTAGAAAATTGTACAATCTAGAAATATTAACAGGTTTGCTTAATTTTAACAGTAACTTTAAATAGAGCATGGGTTTTATAATGTATGGGTATCAAAGATGTAGGAGGAAAATACCTGATGAAGGGAACTAATACGAAGCGGCTGGTTGTTGTTACGTTTAGGAAGTGGAGCAATGCCAATTGTGTCAAGGTGCTGCATTGTGTAGGAAGGGAAAAGTTACAGAGAAATATCTCCAGGATAATTAACACCAACCTTAAACTAGGATAACAGCATAAAGATGCCCAAGTTCATTGAAATTTGTTACCTTGACAAAGAATCCATACTTTTTATTTGACAACAGATCCATTGTAGGAGCAGATGTAAATGGATCAATGCACAACTCATAAAGAAGCTGCATCAAACAAAAAGTCAATATTCCTTCTAAAAGTCAGTACAAATGCATGGAAAAAATGCAAAATTCTAActctattaatattttttatatgttacGCAACAGATCAACTACACCTGACCTGAAAACTAAATTCATGAAGTAATGCATTTAAATCTGGCTTCAAAAGCTTCTCCAGAATATCAAGAATAACCTTCATGCAACTGCACATAACATTTTAAGAGTACGGTTATATTTAATAGAATCAAGATATTAAAATAGAAACAGACTGTAGACAATACCTGTAATAAAATTTAGGCTGTAAAACTGTCCGCTCAACAGGCGTATCTAGATCAAATTTAAGTAGTAAATGAGTGATATTTGGAGCTGGCCGACTGATGTTGTCAATTAGAAGCTGAAAACGTATAGAAGGTAGATATAAACAGCATTTTAAgatgaaataaaagaaaagatagGAAACATATAAATGGAAGGGGTGAAGACGAACTTGCAGAATAAGAATGCCAggatcattattatttttattattattattttcaacattCTGAGATTCTTCTGACCGTGCCTCAAGGCAGGCTGCATAATCTTCTA
This genomic interval from Trifolium pratense cultivar HEN17-A07 linkage group LG6, ARS_RC_1.1, whole genome shotgun sequence contains the following:
- the LOC123890205 gene encoding nuclear pore complex protein NUP205 isoform X7, yielding MVSPKQLLSTLESALLGSSPPTPSQRVEVLHAIRTSLQSFQSLLSYPPPKPSDRSQVQSKSIRLQDSSLITLDDQDVQIALKLSDDLHLNEVDCVRLLVSANQEWGLMGREPLEILRLAAGLWYTERRYLITSVHLLLRAVVLDQGLEDDILVDIQKYLEDVINSGLRQRLISLIKELNREEPSGVGGPQCERYVIDSRGSLVERQSVVSRERLILGHCLVLSVLVVRTSPKDVKDLFSILKDSASEVSQSNIAIKHQITFSLLFALVIAFVSDGLSTVPDKASVLSSNTSFRHEFHELVMATGNDPIVEGFAGGIRLAWVVHLMLIQEGVAARETVSSASSNEMSYLSQCLEVVFSNNVFQFLLEKVLRTAAFQTEDEDMIYMYNAYLHKLITCFLSNPLARDKIKESKEKVMSVLSPYRVVGSHDFAQNSSSISQQGTETGSLPFNSILDFVSEVYLKEPELLLGNDALWTFVNFAGEDHTNFQTLVAFLNMLSTLASSHEGASKVHELLQGKAFRSIGWSTLFECLTIYDEKFKQSLQTAGAMLPEIQEGDAKALVAYLNVLKKVVENGNPIERKNWFPDIEPLFKLLSYENVPPYLKGALRNAIATFIHVSPVLKDSIWTFLEQYDLPVVVGPEAQGSPSMGTQVYDMQFELNEIEARREQYPSTVSFLNLINALIAEERDLTDRGRRFIGIFRFIYDHVFGPYPQRAYADPCEKWQLVGACLKHFHMILTMYDIKEEDYEGVVDQSRLSTTKESSSLQTQLPVLELLKDFMSGKTVFRNIMSILLPGVNSIIAERSSQIHGQYLENAVQLSLEIIILVFEKDLLLSDYWRPLYQPLDIILSHDHNQIVALLEYVRYDFQPQVQQSSIKIMSILSSRMVGLVQLLLKSNASNSLIEDYAACLEARSEESQNVENNNNKNNNDPGILILQLLIDNISRPAPNITHLLLKFDLDTPVERTVLQPKFYYSCMKVILDILEKLLKPDLNALLHEFSFQLLYELCIDPFTSAPTMDLLSNKKYGFFVKHLDTIGIAPLPKRNNNQPLRISSLHQRAWLLKLLAVELHAGDVSSSNHRDTCQTILSNIFGQGTTGIDEDQAIYPFSLHDNSGNADYRTVSKNKVLELLEIIQFRCPDTTTKLSYTMAGTKYDLLAEDILGNSGKGGVYYYSERGDRLIDLASFHDKLWQKYNSAYLQVSNLGSEVELNDARETIQQLLRWGWKYNKNLEEQASQLHMLTAWSQIVEVSASRRLAMLEDRSEILFRILDASLSASASPDCSLKMAFILSQVGLTCMAKLRDERFMFPGSLSSDSITCLDLIVVKQLSNGACLTILFKLIMAILRNESSEALRRRQYALLLSYFQYCLNVVDPDVPTSVLQFLLLSEQDSEYIDLPKIDKEQAELARANFSTLRKEAQSILDLVIKDATHGSEPGKTISLYVLDALICIDHERYFLSQLQSRGFLRSCLNAISNISNQDGGLSLDSLQRACTFEAVLAVLLRISHKYGKSGAQVLFTMGILEHLSSGRATNLQNLQGGLRWVETRLRRDMAVDIDRQRMIITPVLRLVFSLTSLVDTSDYMEVKNKIVREVVDFVKGHQSLFDQVLRLEIAEADELRMEQINLVVGILSKVWPYEESDEHGFVQGLFGLMNVLFSRDSNSKVLGFPRSRVSPENQRSSELQIFKLCFSLSSYLYFLVTKKSLRLQSSDASSNYPTSVGFQQPTLSLLNSLLTSATNALERAAEEKSLLLNKIRDINELSRQEVDEIISMCVRQESVSSSDNIQKRRYIAMVEMCRVVSCTDQLIVLLLPLSEHVLNIFLIHLQDCSDAFESTMTTKTITYGATYDPQQDFALLCGQLVPTLERLESLSEEKLGHNLKVFCRLATSAKEIAIQKMV